From the genome of Syntrophales bacterium:
GATCATGCCGTTGGCCAAGTCCGGCCTCATCTCTTGGCCGGGAAAAATGCGGATGGGCATGGAGCTCTTCGTCCCGCCCCGAAAAGATACGAAGGACGAAAGCCTTGCCGAATTCGTTACGCGCCGGTTGGGCAGGGAGTGCTTAGAGAAGATTGCGGAGCCGCTCGTTGCGGGGATTCATACCTCCAATCCGGACAACATGAGCGTGCTGGCTACTTTCCCCCGCTTTGTTGAGATGGAGCGAAAATCGGGCAGTCTGATCAAAGGGATGATCGCGGCGATGAAAAGAATGCCTCCGCCGAATCCCGCAGGTCCCAGGATGACCTACTTCATGTCGCTCAAAGGGGGTATGCGGGAGCTGGCGCAGGGGTGCCTGTCATACATAGGCGCAGAGCGAATCCATACCGGTACGGTTGTGATTTCGGTTGAGCAGAAAGGGAGCGGTTACCGCCTGATCTTCGGCGACGGCGCTACGGCTGACTTCGATGCCGTGGTCCTCGCCACCCCGTCTTACGTTACCAAAGAAATCATCGGAGGTATGGACAAAGAGCTGTGCGGCAGGCTCTCCGCGATCGCCTGGTCGTCTTCTGCCACCGTCTCTATCGCCTTCCGGAAGGAGGATCTGAAAAAGCAGTTGCCCGGCTTCGGCTTCATCGTCCCCCGCGTCGAGAATAGGCGGATCAACGCCTGCACCTGGAGTTCGATCAAATGGGCGCAGCGGGCGGCGGACGATACGGAACTGATCCGGAGTTTTGTCGGTGGCGGTCATCACGAGGAGCTCGTCTCCCTCGGCGACCGGGAACTGCTCGCCATCGTTCGGGAAGAACTAAGAGAACTGATCGGCATTACGGCGGAACCGGTCTTTTCCAAGGTTTACCGCTGGTTTCAGGGGATGCCGAAATATACCGTCGGCCACCTGGAGCGCATTGCGGCTATCGACGAGAAATGCGCCTCGCATCGGGGTCTCTTTCTGATCGGTTGCAGCTACCACGGCATCGGCATCGGGGACTGCGTAAAAAGCGGTTTTGACGCCGCTGCGGCTATTGCCGCCCTGTGAAAATCGCGCCTTATCTATTGTTGTTGTCCTAATAGCAGACGGAAATATTCAATGCCTTGCAGATATTTGCCAAAGTTCCATCACTTGTAATCAGCGTTGCATCATTTCTTCGCGCCAATAGGGAATAATACAGGCAAGGGACGGAAGGGTTATTTCTCAGCCCCTCGGCGAGGTCTTCTTTCCAGAGTTCTTTTGCTGTCCATACTTGAGTAATAGGTATGCCGAGAAGGCAGTTATTGATGATTAGCAACTGCTTTGGTGACCTTGGAGTTAACAGGACGAAACTGGAAAAATCACGTATTAATCCGTAAAAATCAAAGGAAATGAACAAAGGGGAAAATTGCAGGAAATCTTTCTTTTGGGTACGCTAATGATAAGTGCTTTAAATAATGAACGATATGATATTATGTTCTGGAAACCTACCGGATCGACAATCACGGCATGATCGTTGCTTGTATAATCGCAAAACGATTTTAATAATAATCAAGTAACCCAATGGCAAAGGGGGTGGTTAAGGAAAGAGTAGAGTGATTTTGCAATCGGGAATTATCCACTATTAGAATTTAACCAACCAAACATAAAGGAGAATGAAAATGATTAGTGCATTTTACAAGAAAAACAGTAAAGGTTTCACCCTGATCGAACTGATGATCGTTATCGCAATCATCGGCATCCTCGCGGCAATTGCCATCCCGCAGTTCACCGCTTATAAAAAGAGGGGCTATGTTGCCAGTTGCGTTGCGGACGCTAAGAATGCCCTGACGGGTGTTACGGCTTATGCAGGCGAGAATCCCTCTGTGACCCCTCCTGCTGAAACCATTACCGGGGCTACTGCCGGAACTACTTATACAACTGTGAAAGCGAGTGCCGGTAATACAATTACTATCGCAGCAGGCGCATCGGCAGGAACGCCCGGATCCATAACGGTTACCAGTTCGAATCTTGCCGGCAGTTATATCATCATTGCCGATGGAACCGTAACCAATACGCTGAATTAATGATCGAAAACGGATGTCCGTTGTAAATTCTTTATTGCGAACGTGAAAAACCGAGAGGGACTTCCCTCTCGGTTTTTCACTCTTTACAAAGCTTATTTTGGGGGAGAATCATGAGTCGATCATCTTATAGGGGAAACTTTAAAGGTTTCAGTCTTATAGAGCTGATGATCGTTCTCGCTATCATCGGCATCCTCGCGGCACTTGCCGTCCCCCAGTTCACCGCTTACAAGACAAAATCCTATAACCGTAAACGCGGCAGGAGTAATTACACCCTAAATCTTGTAGAAGTGAATTTAAAGAGTGGGAAGGTTAACCCGTGTCGGCAGGAATCATTTTGCAGAGAAAATCTGTCGGGCAATCAGAGCTCTTTTAAGGGTTTGTTGTCGGGAAGTTTCTCAATGGCTTTGCCGAAGGATGCCAAGGCATCGGCCAGTTTGGTATAGGCCGGGGTGTGGGCGAAGGGCATGGCGTTAATGCCCCGCAGCTCCATTGACTCGATTACGTGCTGAATCGTCAGATTGTGGATGTCCTGGGCTGGTTGAAAGGCCCGCTCCTTGTCCAATTTAGTTTCGGTTACCGATAGAATGCCGCTGCTAACCAGTTCAAAGAGGATTTCGTTGACGAGACGGATCGGAATCTCGAGATCGCGGGAGATCTGCCTCGCCGTCGGCGGAGGTTCATCCTTGGCAAAGGTTTGCACCAGGTGGTGGGCGATCTGGAGGGAGAGCAGCGTCTTGAGACGGTGGCTTGCCTGGCGCGCGTCGGGTTCGAACTCGTAAGTGTCCACATTCTGATGGGCGAAGGAGAGTTCGGCGCCATACAGGACAATCAGCCAGCTTATCTGGAGCCAGACGAGAAAAAGGGGCAGCGCTGCGAAACTGCCGTAGATGGCGTTGTAACTGGCCGCTCCCACCTGGAACGTGATGTATGCCCACTGGACAGTCTGAAAAAGGACGCCGGCCACGATGCCCCCAAGGAGGCCGGCTGGGAGGCGGACCTTTGTATTGGGCATGAAGAGATAGATAAAAGTGAAAAGGCCGGAGAGAAGCAGGAAGGGAAGCAGTTCCAGCAGTAAAAAAATCAGCGGGCTGAATACCCCGAGGATGGTGATCTTTTCCAGAATCAGGGTGACCTGGGTGGTGACGAAGACGGTGACGCTGCTGGCGAGGATGATCAGTACCGGGCAGATGAGCATGATCGAGAGATAGTCGCCTAATTTACGACCGAGGGAGCGCTTTTCCTTGATGCCCCAGATGTCGTTGAAGGCTTCTTCTATCTGCCCCAGAACCTTGATCACCGCCCAGAAGAGGACGATCAAGCCGACGCCGGCGATCAGCCCTCCCTTGGTGTTTTCGAGCAGCGAGCCAGAGAACTGAACGATTTTGTTGAAAACCTCCTCGTGGCCGGCCAGTTTGTTCCGCAATTGGGTCTCGAGGATTTTTGCTAACCCGAAACCCTTGGCAATGCCGAAAGCCATTGCCGCGACAGGGACGATCGAAATAAGCGAATAGAAGGTGAGGGCCGAGGCGCGGAGCTGACACTTGTTTTCGTCGAAGCCGCGAATCGACAGGATCAGCACCCGCAGGAGGTTGATCAAAAATGATTTTCCCGGCGACAGTTCTGTGAGGCGGATTTGCCAGATATCCTTTTGGGCAAAACCCACGGCCCGGAAAAAGAGTTTCCTGATTCTGTCGATGGCGACCTCCTTCCTTGGGGTCTGGCATTATTCAATGTGCCCCAAAACGAAACACTGCAAGGGCAGTTCCCTTCCGCCATCCATCATTTTTTCCCGTTTCCGGGGAATTTTACTGCCTTTTGCGTATGGGCGGCAATAGCCTCAACGATCTTCGGCCACGCGCCGCCGTGGGGCAGATCATGTCCCATCCCCTCGATCAGCAGCAGCTCGGCGCCCGGTATGGAGGCGGCAGTTTCCTTGCCCCCTTCCACCGATGCCAGAGGATCGGCTGTGCCGTGAATAACCAGCGTGGGCGCCTTGATGGAAGTGAGCGCTGCTGTTCTGTTGTCTTGCGTCAGGATGGCAAGGAGCTGACGGGCTATTCCCGCGGTGTAGAAAAAGCGGTCGTAACTGGTGGCAAGCATGTGGCGCGTCCATTTCTCATCAACCGGGAAAGCGGGGCCCGCAATCATTTTAAAGAAACCAAGCATATACTCGATGTTTGCCTCACGTTCGGTGGGCGGAGGGGTCAGCAATGTCCCCAGTATTTCCGGCTTCGGTTGGGGAAGCCTGGGATTGCCGGTGGTGGAATAAATGGAGATCAAACTTAGAACTAGGGATGGGTGCCGAAGCGCCAGCGTCTGAGCGATCATGCCTCCCATGGACATGCCGCAGATGTGGGCGGCCGGGATTCCCAAAGCCTTTATAAGGCCAGCCGCGTCATCGGCCATGTCCCCTATGGAGTAGGGCGCGACGCTTTTGTCGCCGCTCATGACTTTTTCTAAGGAGTCCCTGAAATTGGGCTCGCCCGCCTTGTCGATCTTGCTGGAAAGACCGGTATCGCGGTTATCGTAACGGATTACGTAATGACCGCAGGCGGCAAGCTCCCGACAAAGGATTTCATCCCATTGGAGCAGTTGTC
Proteins encoded in this window:
- the hemG gene encoding protoporphyrinogen oxidase, giving the protein IMPLAKSGLISWPGKMRMGMELFVPPRKDTKDESLAEFVTRRLGRECLEKIAEPLVAGIHTSNPDNMSVLATFPRFVEMERKSGSLIKGMIAAMKRMPPPNPAGPRMTYFMSLKGGMRELAQGCLSYIGAERIHTGTVVISVEQKGSGYRLIFGDGATADFDAVVLATPSYVTKEIIGGMDKELCGRLSAIAWSSSATVSIAFRKEDLKKQLPGFGFIVPRVENRRINACTWSSIKWAQRAADDTELIRSFVGGGHHEELVSLGDRELLAIVREELRELIGITAEPVFSKVYRWFQGMPKYTVGHLERIAAIDEKCASHRGLFLIGCSYHGIGIGDCVKSGFDAAAAIAAL
- a CDS encoding YihY/virulence factor BrkB family protein → MINLLRVLILSIRGFDENKCQLRASALTFYSLISIVPVAAMAFGIAKGFGLAKILETQLRNKLAGHEEVFNKIVQFSGSLLENTKGGLIAGVGLIVLFWAVIKVLGQIEEAFNDIWGIKEKRSLGRKLGDYLSIMLICPVLIILASSVTVFVTTQVTLILEKITILGVFSPLIFLLLELLPFLLLSGLFTFIYLFMPNTKVRLPAGLLGGIVAGVLFQTVQWAYITFQVGAASYNAIYGSFAALPLFLVWLQISWLIVLYGAELSFAHQNVDTYEFEPDARQASHRLKTLLSLQIAHHLVQTFAKDEPPPTARQISRDLEIPIRLVNEILFELVSSGILSVTETKLDKERAFQPAQDIHNLTIQHVIESMELRGINAMPFAHTPAYTKLADALASFGKAIEKLPDNKPLKEL
- a CDS encoding alpha/beta fold hydrolase — encoded protein: MAKAAANGIEIEYETFGNPSDRALLLIIGLGGQLLQWDEILCRELAACGHYVIRYDNRDTGLSSKIDKAGEPNFRDSLEKVMSGDKSVAPYSIGDMADDAAGLIKALGIPAAHICGMSMGGMIAQTLALRHPSLVLSLISIYSTTGNPRLPQPKPEILGTLLTPPPTEREANIEYMLGFFKMIAGPAFPVDEKWTRHMLATSYDRFFYTAGIARQLLAILTQDNRTAALTSIKAPTLVIHGTADPLASVEGGKETAASIPGAELLLIEGMGHDLPHGGAWPKIVEAIAAHTQKAVKFPGNGKK